In Fusarium fujikuroi IMI 58289 draft genome, chromosome FFUJ_chr08, one genomic interval encodes:
- a CDS encoding related to carbohydrate kinase MAK32 protein translates to MADVAETPEIGLPTDSKEAAVVEEEKDLDQTKSDDADEHKNGDVCAPGTEPAPEPEAGPRPEADNSPKHPPLAIIEGKVSDSSGEEAVRIDFVTMGMFIIDDIDFIPPTPPVKDILGGAGTYSALGARLFSPPPKSASVGWIVDQGSDFPPSLSTLIDSWSTSALFRHDGLRLTTRGWNGYEGTTEKRAFKYLTPKKRLTAQDLTPPLLKSRSFHLICSPNRCRDLVSEITSLRKKVVPLETYTKPIFIWEPVPDLCTPDELLNCTNCLPLVDICSPNHAELAGFMGDSGLDPETGEISTIAVERACEQLLASMPLQSFSLVIRAGEKGCYIAKNGGRKRGRDPKTTKRRKKDYVRGGLQPDTDMEALFAGLLQDADGIVAREEIEVDPGVEKWVPAYHTDPSKVIDPTGGGNTFLGGLGVALARGESLEDAVACATVAASFAIEQVGVPTIGRDAEGREAWNGHNVEDRLREFRKRL, encoded by the exons ATGGCAGATGTAGCCGAAACTCCAGAGATTGGGCTGCCTACTGATAGCAAGGAAGCTGCTGTTgtagaggaagagaaagactTAGACCAAACGAAATCCGATGATGCAGATGAACACAAAAACGGTGATGTATGTGCACCAGGCACTGAACCAGCACCTGAACCAGAGGCAGGGCCAAGGCCAGAAGCAGATAATTCCCCAAAACATCCCCCGTTGGCCATAATTGAGGGCAAGGTCAGCGACTCATCAGGCGAAGAAGCTGTCCGAATCGATTTTGTTACGATGGGCATGTTTATAATTG ACGATATCGACTTCATTCCGCCAACTCCGCCTGTCAAAGACATCCTTGGTGGCGCTGGCACCTACTCAGCCCTTGGGGCTCGCCTGTTCTCACCCCCACCCAAATCTGCTTCAGTTGGCTGGATTGTCGATCAGGGCTCGGATTTCCCGCCCTCTCTCTCTACGCTCATCGATAGCTGGTCCACCTCGGCTCTGTTCCGTCATGACGGGCTTCGTTTGACCACGCGAGGTTGGAACGGCTATGAAGGCACTACCGAGAAGCGAGCTTTCAAATACCTGACTCCCAAGAAGCGGTTAACTGCTCAGGATCTGACACCACCGCTGCTTAAATCACGGTCGTTCCACCTGATATGCTCCCCAAATCGATGTAGGGATCTTGTCTCCGAGATCACCTCACTTCGAAAGAAGGTCGTGCCCCTTGAGACATATACCAaacccatcttcatctgggAGCCTGTGCCTGATCTGTGTACCCCTGACGAGTTGCTCAATTGCACCAACTGCTTACCTCTTGTCGATATCTGCAGCCCAAACCATGCAGAATTGGCTGGGTTCATGGGTGACAGTGGACTTGATCCAGAAACAGGTGAGATCTCTACCATTGCTGTAGAAAGGGCCTGCGAACAGCTTCTTGCAAGCATGCCTCTGCAGTCATTCTCTCTTGTTATCCGTGCTGGCGAGAAGGGATGCTACATCGCCAAGAATGGAGGAAGAAAGCGTGGCCGTGACCCCAAGACGACCAAGCGACGAAAGAAAGATTATGTTAGGGGTGGCCTTCAGCCAGACACGGATATGGAGGCTTTGTTTGCCGGCCTTCTCCAAGATGCCGATGGTATTGTGGCTCGcgaagagatcgaggtcgATCCTGGTGTCGAGAAATGGGTTCCCGCCTATCACACTGATCCATCCAAGGTTATTGATCCTACGGGAGGTGGGAATACCTTCTTAGGCGGCCTCGGTGTGGCTCTGGCCCGAGGCGAGAGTCTTGAGGACGCTGTAGCTTGTGCCACTGTTGCCGCAAGCTTCGCCATTGAGCAGGTCGGTGTTCCAACGATTGGTAGAGATGCTGAAGGCCGCGAGGCTTGGAATGGACATAATGTTGAGGACCGTCTCCGCGAATTTCGCAAACGTCTATGA
- a CDS encoding probable subunit of pre-replication complex: MDSFMLQDEGVRDRIRQAEEFLDPNDPQVRSYRSDIILMLQKNQRRLTVNLDHVRNHSPDLAQGLLQQPFDFTLAFDQALKNIVQTIPQARPDQTAKDTIYYCAWAGSFGLNACNPRTLSSHLLNYMVSIEGIVTRCSLIRPKVVKSVHYNEKKDMFHFREYQDQTMTNGVTTSSVYPREDDDGNPLITEYGFCTYRDHQTISIQEMPERAPAGQLPRGVDAILDDDLVDSVKPGDRVQLVGIYRTLGNRNTNHNSALFKTMVLTNNVVLLSSKSGGGVATATITDTDIRNINKVAKKKNLLELLSQSLAPSIYGHDYVKKAILLMLLGGMEKNLENGTHLRGDINILMVGDPSTAKSQLLRFVLNTAPLAIATTGRGSSGVGLTAAVTSDKETGERRLEAGAMVMADRGVVCIDEFDKMSDVDRVAIHEVMEQQTVTIAKAGIHTSLNARCSVVAAANPIFGQYDPHKDPHKNIALPDSLLSRFDLLFVVTDDIEDTRDRHVSEHVLRMHRYRQPGTEEGAPVREQGGQSLGVSASNQTESLGPTEVYQKYDAMLHSGVTITSGRGTNKKPEILSIPFMKKYIQYAKTRIKPILTQEASDRIADIYVGLRNDEMEGNQRRTSPLTVRTLETIIRLATAHAKSRLSNRVEERDAAAAEGILRFALFKEVVEESRKKRRKTQTVDFASSSDESSSDDEDDDGDIANATQSNRSTSRATRNSSRLQARETSDTARSSRELDAPEDDSQSTLRRSSRRTQDQSQSQASFASSIPASQLPSSNQLESQDGDEDLASGAAALAIDDTPISSERLTTFRTALGQLLNTDLFEDDAAELDAVVEAVNKKIGNRRDAFDKGEATKALQKMGEANQIMFTEGDLVYKI; encoded by the exons ATGGACTCTTTTAtgcttcaagatgaaggcgTGCGCGATCGCATACGCCAAGCGGAGGAATTCCTTGATCCCA ATGATCCCCAAGTCCGAAGTTATCGATCCGATATCATTCTTATGCTACAGAAGAACCAGCGTCGATTGACCGTTAATCTCGATCATGTGCGCAACCACAGCCCGGACCTCGCACAGGGCCTCTTACAACAACCCTTCGATTTCACTCTGGCTTTTGATCAAGCCCTGAAGAACATCGTCCAAACCATTCCACAGGCACGACCTGACCAGACCGCAAAAGACACAATTTATTACTGCGCTTGGGCTGGCAGCTTTGGCTTGAACGCTTGCAATCCCCGTACATTGTCTTCTCACCTCCTCAACTACATGGTCTCTATCGAGGGTATTGTGACTCGATGTTCTCTCATCCGCCCCAAGGTCGTGAAGAGTGTTCACTACAATGAGAAAAAAGACATGTTTCATTTTCGCGAGTACCAGGATCAGACCATGACCAACGGTGTTACCACTTCAAGCGTCTACCCTcgcgaggacgacgacggtAACCCGCTTATTACAGAGTATGGCTTTTGCACATACCGAGACCACCAGACCATCTCTATCCAGGAAATGCCCGAGCGAGCACCCGCAGGGCAACTCCCCCGCGGAGTCGATGCCATTCTAGACGATGACCTCGTCGACAGTGTGAAGCCCGGCGACCGAGTGCAGCTCGTTGGTATTTATCGAACGCTGGGTAACCGTAATACCAATCACAACAGTGCTCTCTTCAAAACGATGGTTCTCACGAACAATGTTGTCTTGTTATCTTCAAAGTCCGGAGGTGGTGTGGCGACTGCAACCATTACTGATACCGACATTCGTAACATCAACAAggtggccaagaagaagaaccttCTGGAGCTGCTCTCTCAATCACTTGCCCCCAGTATATATGGGCACGATtatgtcaagaaggccatcTTACTCATGCTTCTGGGTGGTATGGAGAAGAACCTCGAAAATGGAACACATCTGCGTGGAGATATCAACATTCTGATGGTTGGTGACCCGTCCACTGCTAAATCTCAGCTGCTACGTTTCGTCCTCAATACTGCACCGCTCGCGATTGCGACGACTGGTCGTGGCTCCTCGGGCGTTGGTCTCACTGCGGCAGTAACTTCTGATAAGGAGACGGGTGAGCGCCGACTGGAGGCCGGTGCCATGGTCATGGCTGACCGTGGTGTCGTTTGTATCGACGAATTCGACAAGATGTCAGACGTTGACAGAGTTGCGATCCATGAAGTTATGGAACAGCAGACTGTTACCATCGCAAAGGCGGGTATTCACACATCGCTGAATGCTCGTTGTagtgttgttgctgctgctaacCCTATTTTCGGCCAATATGATCCTCACAAGGATCCTCACAAGAATATTGCGCTGCCTGATTCTCTACTCTCACGTTTTGATTTACTGTTTGTCGTCACAGATGACATCGAGGATACGCGAGATCGACATGTGTCAGAACACGTCCTTCGTATGCACCGATATCGCCAGCCAGGAACTGAAGAAGGCGCTCCTGTGCGTGAGCAAGGTGGGCAGTCCCTGGGGGTCTCGGCTTCAAATCAAACTGAGTCCCTGGGACCAACTGAAGTCTACCAAAAGTATGATGCAATGCTACATTCTGGTGTCACAATCACATCTGGTCGCGGTACAAACAAGAAGCCCGAAATCCTTAGCATCCCGTTCATGAAGAAGTACATCCAATATGCCAAGACGAGAATCAAGCCCATTCTGACACAAGAGGCTTCTGACCGAATCGCTGATATCTATGTCGGTCTACGGAACGACGAGATGGAGGGCAACCAGCGAAGGACCAGTCCTTTGACCGTCCGTACTCTGGAGACCATCATTCGTCTTGCCACAGCACATGCCAAATCCCGCCTATCAAATAGGGTGGAGGAGCGCGATGCGGCTGCTGCAGAGGGTATCTTACGCTTCGCTCTTTTCAAggaagttgttgaagaatCGCGGAAGAAGCGGAGAAAGACCCAAACGGTTGACTTTGCATCATCCAGTGACGAGAGTtccagtgatgatgaagatgacgatggtgacaTTGCCAATGCCACGCAATCAAACAGGTCGACTTCGAGGGCTACACGCAACAGTAGTCGCCTTCAAGCGAGAGAAACCAGTGACACTGCCCGGTCCAGCAGAGAACTTGATGCTCCTGAGGATGACTCGCAAAGCACATTGCGAAGATCTAGCCGGCGAACACAAGACCAGTCACAATCGCAGGCTTCATTTGCATCCTCAATTCCAGCCTCTCAGCTACCATCCTCGAACCAGCTAGAGTCGCAGGATGGCGACGAGGACCTTGCCAGCGGTGCTGCAGCATTGGCAATTGACGATACTCCCATCAGCTCTGAGCGACTGACAACCTTCCGAACAGCCCTTggtcagcttctcaacacAGACCTGTTTGAAGATGACGCGGCCGAGCTGGATGCTGTCGTGGAGGCGGTGAATAAAAAGATTGGGAACCGTCGCGATGCATTTGATAAAGGAGAGGCCACAAAGGCGCTCCAGAAAATGGGAGAGGCAAACCAGATTAT GTTCACGGAGGGAGATCTTGTGTACAAGATCTAA